The genome window TGCAAGCAACAACTTATTCGATCTTCTCCTTTAGCCCACAAGCAGTACCTACTTGGTATTATCAACTTTATGATTACTTAGCTCAAAATAATCCGAGTAATGTTTACTCTTTAGCAACTCAGTATCAATACTTACAATATTTGCCGGGATTTAGTGGCTTCGTTTATGATCCTAGCTTTATCCATAATCTAACTAGCCCGTTTTATGGAATGAAATATCTTCTTTCAACATCGCAGATAAATTACACCGGAATAAGACTGGTGAAAACATTTGGTCCAATTCTAGTATACTACAACGAGAATTATACCGGGTTAGTACATTACTTAAATGGAAGTCCAGTTAGCAATTACAGTATTTCCAGTGACGAGATCAGAATCTTTGGTGATAAGTCACCTTACGTAGTCTCATTACCGTATTCAAGATATTGGAGTAATGCTGAAAATTACAGTGGTTTTCTTGAACTTATTAGTAATATTTCCCAGAATTCTCTTATAACTTTAATACACAAATTGTTCTTTGTTAGCTTATTTTTCCTTATCTTACCTTTCATTCTGTTGATTTTTGAAAAAGGTCCCATGAAGAGTCTCATAGTCGGTCGCTGACACGACCTTCATTCTCAATCTTCATGGGATTCTATATATAGTATGGGGGTTATGCTATTTTATTTTTGTCCTAAATCTATTGTTGTAGTCCTTACAAACTATATGCAGAAAACTTCATGTGGGTGAGGTTATCAATTCATTATGTTTTTCCTTTAATGTCCTATCTTTAGGTGCCTACTCATAAATAAAACGACTGCTTACTGTACTTGGCGAGATATGGGGCTGTGAAGCAAAACTCTCTATCCTCTGAGAGTAGTTAGCTCACGTTCAATAAATCAGTTAAAATAATTCTCGCAACGCTTATTACCCATGGTTTAAAGTTTTATAGTATGGATTATAGGCCCTTCATAAAAATTCTTCTCACTCTAGTAATTTTTGCCCTTGTGGACTATGTAGTCAGTGTAATTTTGAAAGCACTAACGTTTTACTTTCCTCAAATATCCACGTATACCTCTGATGCCTTTACAGCATTAACGGTTATTATAATAGCCATAGGTGGTTTTTACATTATAAGAATTTTACAAGGTGTAATTTACAATCAATTACTAATAAAATTAGAGAAAAGTACTGCATCTAGTATAAAAGTCGCCCTCGATATCATATTTTATACAATTTTAGTTCTTGTAATACTAGCAGCATTAAAAGTAAACTTAACTGGAGTATTAGTTGGTGGGGCCGTAGGTGGTATTATAATTGGTTTAGCAGTCCAAACTATTGCGCAAAATACTATCTGGAATATTAGTGACTTCTAGTAGAACCATAAGGCTGAACGATTCCGTTTCATTAATATCATGGATATGGGGAGGCCCAATTATCGGAGAAGTAAGTAAGTAAGATATCACTACTCTTTACAGAAATTAAGACAATTAATGGAAACACTATCAAGATACCTAATTCAGCGTTTCTAGTAAATACTGTATTTCAAAAATTGGAATCTGAACACTCCTTAATATATCCTTATCAATTATTGATTAATGCAGACGTTCCAGCTAACGATCTACTTAATTTAGCTAAGGCTTATATTAATGACTCTTTTCCTAATAGTACTTTATAGATTTTATCGTAGTCTGAATAGTTTCTTATAGTCAAGGAAGTATCCATAAACGTTTTTCAAGTACCTTGAGAGAGCCTTTACACCAAGGTGGGAACCGAGCTCATACTTCAAGATGTGGAGGAAGTTCACAACTAGGCCAACAAGCTTCATGTATCCGAGGATCTTGACTACGCTCTTGAACGAACTGCTCCTAAGGCCTAGGACCTTCAAATCCCTTATCACAGTTTCAACATCCCACCTATTCTCCCAAGTCGTTATTACCTCCTCAGAGGTCATGGTTAGGTCGGTCGTGAAGAAGTACCTCCTCCCGCAACCTTTATAATTATTAACTACAATTAATTTAATAGGAACGCCGAGGTACGTGACGGAGAACTCTCCCTCGGGGAACTCGGCGACCGGCACGGATCTACCTCCCTCGGTAACCCGCGCGCTCGCCTTAAGTTCCGAAACAACACCGGGCAGAAGAGTTCTCCTGTTCACGTACCACGAATCGAACGCTATTGAACTAACGTTAAGCCTCCTCCTCACTTTCTCTATCAGCTCAATTGCGATTTCGATCTTCGTTCTGAACTGGACTGGCTTCCCTTCTTGTTTCAAGATATTCACGACTTTTTGTGGTAGGTAGATCTCGAGGTGGATCAAGTAGACCTCGTTGGTTTCCAAGTCCCTTATTGTGGCTACAAGGATTTGGTGTGCTGGGATGTAGGTTTTATCCTTCCTGGAGTAGAAGAATTGGGTCATGTGAGCTGAGACCCACGCGGCTTCAGCGTAGTATTTCTCGTTTAGTGTGTCGTCTATTGAGAGCTGGACCTTGTGTTCCCCTACTAATTCCTTCACTACTTCGATTAGATCGACCTTAGCGACCTCCTCTAACTTCCTCAAGGCGTATTCGTAGTCAATTCCAGCCGTGGTGCACTTGGTCCTCATTGATCCATCTTCGATCAGAGATGCGCC of Sulfolobus sp. E5-1-F contains these proteins:
- a CDS encoding ISNCY family transposase produces the protein MKITSLFNRRFARVRKYLEKVKKTLGSKSLVKLLGASLIEDGSMRTKCTTAGIDYEYALRKLEEVAKVDLIEVVKELVGEHKVQLSIDDTLNEKYYAEAAWVSAHMTQFFYSRKDKTYIPAHQILVATIRDLETNEVYLIHLEIYLPQKVVNILKQEGKPVQFRTKIEIAIELIEKVRRRLNVSSIAFDSWYVNRRTLLPGVVSELKASARVTEGGRSVPVAEFPEGEFSVTYLGVPIKLIVVNNYKGCGRRYFFTTDLTMTSEEVITTWENRWDVETVIRDLKVLGLRSSSFKSVVKILGYMKLVGLVVNFLHILKYELGSHLGVKALSRYLKNVYGYFLDYKKLFRLR